A single region of the Pseudalkalibacillus berkeleyi genome encodes:
- the dnaK gene encoding molecular chaperone DnaK yields the protein MSKVIGIDLGTTNSCVAVMEGGEATVIPNPEGNRTTPSVVAFKDGERQVGEVAKRQAVTNKNTIMSIKRHMGTDYKVEAEGKEFTPQEVSAIILQKLKSDAEAYLGEKVTKAVITVPAYFNDSQRQATKDAGKIAGLEVERIVNEPTAAALAYGLEKEEDQTILVYDLGGGTFDVSILELGEGFFEVKATSGDNELGGDDFDQKIIDHLVSEFKKENGIDLSQDKMALQRLKDAAEKAKKDLSGVTQTQISLPFITADASGPKHLELTLTRAKFEELASDLVERTMGPTRRALKDAGLTPSEVDKIVLVGGSTRIPAVQEAIKKVTGKDPHKGVNPDEVVALGAAVQAGVLTGDVKDVVLLDVTPLSLGIETMGGVSTKLIERNTTIPTSKSQVFSTAADNQPSVDIHVLQGEREMAADNKTLGRFQLTDIPPAPRGVPQIEVTFDIDANGIVNVKAKDLGTNKEQSITITSSSGLSEDEIEKMVKDAEENAEADKQRREQVDLRNEADQLVFTTEKTLKDLEGNVDEADVTKANEAKDKVKTALEGEDLEAIRTAKDELQEIVQELSTKLYEQAAQQAQAQQEGGEEQKAEDDVVDAEYEEMNDDNEKK from the coding sequence ATGAGCAAAGTAATTGGTATTGACTTAGGAACAACAAACTCTTGTGTCGCAGTAATGGAGGGTGGAGAAGCTACAGTAATTCCTAACCCAGAAGGAAACCGTACAACACCATCTGTTGTCGCATTTAAAGACGGTGAGCGTCAAGTCGGTGAAGTAGCAAAACGACAAGCAGTAACAAACAAAAACACAATTATGTCCATTAAGCGTCATATGGGTACAGACTACAAGGTTGAAGCAGAAGGTAAGGAATTCACTCCTCAAGAAGTTTCTGCAATTATCCTTCAAAAGCTTAAATCAGATGCTGAAGCATACCTAGGTGAAAAAGTAACAAAAGCAGTCATCACTGTACCAGCATATTTCAATGACTCTCAACGTCAAGCTACTAAAGATGCTGGAAAGATCGCTGGACTTGAAGTAGAGCGAATCGTAAATGAACCTACTGCTGCAGCGCTTGCTTATGGTCTTGAAAAAGAAGAAGATCAAACGATACTAGTTTATGACCTCGGTGGAGGAACATTTGACGTTTCTATCCTTGAATTAGGAGAAGGATTCTTTGAGGTTAAAGCAACTTCTGGAGACAACGAGCTTGGAGGAGATGACTTTGACCAAAAAATCATCGACCACTTGGTAAGTGAATTCAAGAAAGAAAACGGAATTGACCTTTCACAAGATAAAATGGCTTTACAACGTTTGAAAGACGCTGCTGAAAAAGCGAAGAAAGATCTTTCAGGTGTAACACAAACTCAAATTTCATTACCATTTATCACAGCAGATGCATCTGGACCGAAGCACCTTGAACTTACATTAACTCGTGCGAAGTTTGAAGAATTGGCATCAGATCTTGTAGAGCGCACAATGGGACCTACTCGTCGTGCACTTAAAGATGCAGGTCTTACACCTTCTGAAGTTGATAAAATTGTATTAGTAGGTGGTTCTACTCGTATCCCTGCAGTACAAGAAGCAATTAAAAAGGTGACAGGAAAAGACCCTCATAAAGGTGTAAACCCTGATGAAGTAGTTGCATTAGGAGCAGCAGTTCAAGCAGGTGTACTCACTGGTGATGTGAAGGACGTTGTATTACTAGACGTAACTCCACTTTCTCTTGGTATTGAAACTATGGGTGGCGTATCAACGAAGCTGATTGAACGTAATACGACAATTCCAACAAGTAAATCACAAGTATTCTCAACAGCAGCTGACAACCAACCATCAGTTGATATTCACGTCCTCCAGGGTGAGCGTGAAATGGCAGCAGATAACAAAACATTAGGTCGCTTCCAACTAACAGATATTCCTCCAGCACCACGTGGTGTACCACAAATCGAAGTAACGTTCGATATTGATGCAAACGGAATCGTTAATGTTAAGGCGAAGGACTTAGGCACAAATAAAGAACAATCCATTACAATCACTTCTTCTTCTGGCCTTTCTGAAGATGAGATTGAAAAGATGGTAAAAGACGCAGAAGAAAATGCTGAAGCTGATAAGCAACGTCGTGAACAAGTTGATCTTCGAAATGAAGCAGATCAGTTAGTCTTTACTACTGAAAAAACGTTGAAAGACTTAGAAGGTAATGTTGACGAAGCGGATGTTACAAAAGCGAACGAAGCAAAAGACAAAGTTAAGACTGCGTTAGAAGGCGAAGATCTAGAAGCAATCCGCACAGCGAAAGATGAGTTGCAAGAAATTGTTCAAGAGCTTTCAACGAAGCTTTACGAGCAAGCAGCTCAACAAGCACAAGCTCAACAAGAAGGCGGAGAAGAGCAAAAAGCAGAAGATGATGTCGTAGATGCAGAATATGAAGAAATGAACGACGACAACGAGAAAAAGTAA
- the rpsT gene encoding 30S ribosomal protein S20 has translation MANIKSAIKRVKTNDKRRAVNASYKSAMRTSIKNFETKVANNDVEGAKEAFVVATKKLDKAAGKGILHKNAAARKKSSLAKQLNGLSA, from the coding sequence TTGGCTAATATTAAATCCGCTATTAAACGAGTAAAAACAAACGATAAGCGTCGCGCTGTTAATGCATCTTACAAATCAGCAATGCGTACTTCAATCAAGAACTTTGAAACAAAAGTAGCTAACAACGATGTTGAAGGTGCTAAAGAAGCATTTGTAGTAGCAACTAAAAAGCTTGATAAAGCAGCAGGTAAAGGTATCCTTCACAAGAATGCTGCAGCAAGAAAGAAATCAAGTCTTGCAAAGCAACTTAACGGGCTTAGCGCTTAA
- the prmA gene encoding 50S ribosomal protein L11 methyltransferase, producing the protein MKWSEISIHTTQEAVEPISNILHESGASGVVIEDPQDLVKVWDTSLGEIYQLNPDDYPDEGVIVKAYLPVNSFLGETVDEIKEAINGLLLYDIDLGHNKITISEVHEEEWATAWKKYYKPVKISERITIIPTWEEYEKVSTDELIVELDPGMAFGTGTHPTTVMCIQALEKSMSEGDDVIDVGTGSGVLSIAAAKLGAKSVYALDLDEVAVKSARLNIKLNKCHDRIQVRQNNLLDQVEGQVDLIVANILAEIILRFDQQAFELLNPGGKFVVSGIIKGKKEEVKQSLIQNGFLIDETLLMEDWVAFIARKPAKQVMS; encoded by the coding sequence ATGAAGTGGTCTGAAATTAGTATTCATACAACTCAGGAAGCTGTAGAACCTATTTCTAATATTTTGCACGAGTCTGGAGCGAGTGGTGTCGTTATTGAAGATCCACAAGACCTAGTGAAAGTATGGGACACATCTCTTGGAGAGATCTACCAACTTAATCCTGATGATTACCCTGATGAAGGTGTTATAGTCAAAGCCTATCTACCCGTAAATAGCTTTTTAGGAGAAACGGTTGATGAAATTAAAGAAGCGATTAACGGTTTGCTTCTTTATGACATTGATTTAGGGCATAACAAAATTACGATTAGTGAAGTACATGAGGAAGAATGGGCAACGGCTTGGAAGAAATATTATAAGCCTGTCAAAATTTCAGAGAGAATTACGATTATTCCAACATGGGAAGAATATGAAAAAGTGAGCACAGATGAATTGATTGTGGAACTTGACCCAGGAATGGCATTCGGTACCGGGACTCATCCCACTACTGTAATGTGTATTCAAGCCCTTGAGAAATCGATGTCTGAAGGTGACGATGTGATTGATGTCGGAACTGGTTCAGGTGTATTAAGTATTGCTGCAGCTAAGCTTGGTGCTAAGTCTGTATATGCACTTGACTTGGATGAGGTTGCAGTGAAAAGTGCACGTTTGAATATTAAGCTGAACAAATGCCACGACCGAATTCAAGTTCGACAAAATAATTTATTGGACCAAGTCGAAGGACAAGTAGACCTCATTGTCGCAAACATACTTGCAGAAATTATTTTACGTTTTGACCAACAAGCATTTGAACTGCTGAACCCAGGCGGGAAGTTTGTTGTTTCTGGAATCATTAAAGGGAAAAAGGAAGAAGTGAAGCAATCACTCATACAGAATGGCTTTTTGATTGATGAAACGTTACTAATGGAAGATTGGGTCGCATTTATTGCTAGAAAACCTGCGAAACAGGTGATGTCATAA
- the hemW gene encoding radical SAM family heme chaperone HemW, whose product MVKAAYVHIPFCEQICHYCDFNKFLLEGQPVDDYLEAMDLEMKRLVHQKAPEPIETIYIGGGTPTALNGEQLKKMLDSVKENLAPIHPDVEFTVEANPSVTDRKKLDILKNAGVNRLSIGVQAFQDDLLVALNRNHRQKDVWKMIEQAKSAGFENISIDLMFGLPGQTLEMFKQSVQHALQLQVPHISAYSLQVEKQTVFYIKDKKGQLSLPGEDHESEMFEYLIDTLKSNGFSQYEISNFGKKGYESRHNLVYWKNEEYYGIGAGAHGYINNQRYENNKPLPHYIKKVNEGDLPQRLVNELTRSEQMEEEVYLGLRKMEGVNKSVFHQKYGIQIEQIFHDQINKLVKEELLINDEGHIRLTQKGLFLGNEVFQEFVGVI is encoded by the coding sequence ATGGTAAAAGCCGCTTACGTCCATATTCCATTTTGTGAGCAAATCTGCCACTATTGTGACTTTAATAAATTTCTACTAGAAGGTCAGCCTGTCGACGATTACTTAGAGGCGATGGATCTTGAAATGAAACGACTTGTTCACCAGAAAGCGCCTGAACCGATAGAAACCATTTACATTGGTGGCGGTACACCTACTGCTTTGAACGGTGAGCAATTAAAGAAAATGCTAGATAGTGTGAAAGAGAACTTAGCGCCCATTCATCCTGATGTAGAGTTTACAGTTGAAGCGAATCCTTCTGTAACAGATCGAAAGAAACTTGATATTCTAAAAAATGCTGGAGTAAATCGCTTAAGTATAGGTGTACAAGCCTTTCAAGATGATTTGCTAGTAGCCCTTAATAGGAATCACAGACAAAAAGATGTTTGGAAAATGATTGAGCAAGCCAAATCAGCCGGTTTTGAAAATATCTCAATTGATCTTATGTTTGGATTACCTGGACAGACGCTTGAGATGTTTAAGCAATCTGTTCAACATGCTCTCCAACTGCAAGTTCCACACATTTCCGCATACTCCTTACAAGTTGAGAAACAGACGGTCTTTTATATTAAAGACAAGAAAGGGCAACTAAGCCTCCCAGGTGAGGACCATGAATCGGAAATGTTCGAGTATTTAATCGATACACTTAAATCCAATGGGTTTTCTCAATATGAAATTAGTAATTTTGGCAAAAAGGGCTATGAAAGTCGCCATAATTTAGTGTACTGGAAAAACGAAGAGTACTACGGCATTGGTGCCGGCGCACACGGTTACATCAATAATCAGCGGTATGAAAATAATAAGCCGTTGCCACACTATATAAAGAAAGTCAATGAGGGTGATTTGCCTCAACGACTCGTTAATGAACTGACAAGAAGCGAACAAATGGAAGAGGAGGTATATTTAGGCCTCCGGAAAATGGAAGGTGTGAATAAATCCGTTTTTCATCAAAAATACGGTATTCAAATCGAACAAATTTTCCATGATCAGATTAATAAGCTAGTTAAAGAAGAATTACTCATTAATGATGAAGGACATATTCGTTTAACGCAAAAAGGGTTATTTCTAGGGAATGAGGTCTTTCAAGAGTTCGTTGGTGTTATTTAA
- the lepA gene encoding translation elongation factor 4 gives MSKNDRLERQKRIRNFSIIAHIDHGKSTLADRILEVTSALTHREMKEQMLDAMDLERERGITIKLNAVQLTYKAKDGEEYIFHLIDTPGHVDFSYEVSRSLAACEGALLIVDAAQGIEAQTLANVYLALENDLEILPVINKIDLPSAEPERVRKEIEDVIGLDASEAVLASAKSGIGIEDILEQIVEKVPAPQGDPDGPLQALIFDSLYDSYRGVVAYIQIKEGTVKKGQRIKMMATGKEFEVNELGVFTPKPVMKDELTVGDVGFLTGSIKNVGDSRVGDTITSAKNGATEALPGYRRMNPMVFCGLYPVDSNDYNDLREALERLELNDSSLQYEPETSQALGFGFRCGFLGLLHMEIIQERIEREFGIGLITTAPSVIYNVHLTNGDKLTVDNPANMPDPQSIDSVEEPYVKASIMTPNDYVGPIMEICQKKRGNFITMEYMDDIRVNVIYEIPLSEIVYDFFDQLKSSTKGYASLDYELIGYRTSSLVKMDILLNGEKIDALSVIVHREFAYDRGKAVVDKLRELIPRHQFEIPVQAAIGQKIVARSNIRALRKNVLAKCYGGDISRKRKLLEKQKEGKKRMKTVGNVEVPQEAFMSVLRMDTDD, from the coding sequence ATGAGTAAAAACGACAGATTAGAACGTCAAAAGAGAATCCGGAACTTTTCGATTATTGCCCATATTGACCATGGGAAATCTACTTTAGCTGACCGGATTCTAGAAGTAACGAGTGCTCTGACACATCGTGAAATGAAAGAGCAGATGTTAGATGCCATGGATTTAGAACGTGAGCGTGGCATTACAATTAAATTGAACGCAGTACAGTTAACATACAAAGCAAAAGACGGAGAAGAGTATATCTTTCACTTGATTGATACACCTGGACACGTCGATTTCTCATACGAAGTGTCACGTAGTCTTGCAGCTTGTGAGGGTGCCTTACTCATCGTCGATGCAGCGCAAGGGATTGAAGCACAAACACTTGCCAATGTGTACTTAGCGCTAGAGAATGATCTAGAAATATTACCTGTAATTAATAAAATTGATTTACCAAGTGCAGAACCTGAACGTGTGAGAAAAGAGATAGAGGACGTGATCGGTCTTGATGCATCGGAGGCTGTCTTAGCTTCTGCCAAGAGTGGAATTGGGATTGAAGATATCCTTGAACAGATCGTTGAGAAAGTACCTGCACCGCAAGGGGATCCTGATGGACCTTTACAGGCTTTGATTTTCGACTCTTTATACGATAGTTACCGCGGGGTAGTCGCTTACATTCAGATTAAAGAAGGAACTGTGAAAAAGGGCCAAAGAATTAAGATGATGGCTACAGGGAAAGAATTCGAAGTGAATGAGCTTGGAGTATTCACACCAAAACCTGTTATGAAAGATGAACTGACGGTTGGTGACGTTGGATTCTTAACAGGATCGATTAAAAATGTAGGGGATTCACGTGTTGGTGATACGATCACCTCGGCTAAGAATGGTGCTACTGAAGCATTACCTGGTTACCGCCGTATGAACCCAATGGTATTCTGTGGTTTGTATCCTGTTGATTCAAACGATTATAACGATTTACGTGAAGCGTTAGAACGGTTGGAATTGAATGATTCATCCTTACAATATGAGCCAGAAACATCTCAAGCTTTAGGTTTCGGATTCCGTTGCGGTTTCCTTGGTCTGTTGCATATGGAAATTATACAAGAACGAATTGAAAGAGAATTTGGCATTGGGTTAATTACAACTGCACCAAGTGTAATTTACAATGTGCATCTCACTAATGGCGATAAATTGACCGTTGACAATCCTGCTAATATGCCAGATCCACAATCGATTGATTCTGTTGAGGAACCTTATGTGAAGGCATCGATTATGACGCCGAACGACTATGTTGGACCTATTATGGAGATTTGTCAGAAAAAGCGTGGAAACTTCATTACGATGGAATACATGGATGATATTCGAGTCAATGTCATATATGAGATTCCATTATCAGAAATCGTATATGATTTCTTCGACCAATTGAAATCGAGTACGAAAGGGTATGCGTCACTTGATTATGAATTAATTGGATATCGAACATCTAGCCTAGTGAAAATGGATATTCTCTTAAATGGGGAGAAGATTGATGCTCTTTCTGTAATCGTCCACAGAGAATTCGCATATGACCGAGGAAAAGCCGTCGTTGACAAATTACGGGAATTAATTCCACGTCATCAATTTGAAATTCCAGTTCAAGCTGCGATTGGACAGAAGATTGTTGCAAGGTCTAATATCCGTGCATTGCGAAAAAATGTACTAGCGAAATGTTACGGAGGAGACATCTCTCGTAAACGTAAGCTACTCGAGAAACAAAAAGAAGGTAAGAAACGTATGAAGACTGTTGGAAATGTTGAAGTTCCTCAGGAAGCCTTCATGTCCGTTCTTAGAATGGATACAGACGATTAA
- the grpE gene encoding nucleotide exchange factor GrpE, which translates to MEENKQKDEAVQENEEAVEEAEASMEEDSTVENDEMNRGTEIEQELDEIKNRLLRTQADYDNFRRRTREEKEAAAKYRAQSIVEGLLPVIDNFERALSMEAAEEQNESLLQGMKMVYNQLIEALKNEGVEEVDAVGAEFDPHLHQAVMQVQEDDHEDNTVVEVLQKGYVLKDRVIRPAMVKVNSK; encoded by the coding sequence GTGGAAGAGAATAAACAAAAAGATGAAGCTGTTCAAGAAAACGAAGAGGCAGTTGAAGAAGCTGAGGCATCAATGGAAGAAGATTCGACTGTTGAAAATGATGAAATGAACCGAGGTACTGAAATAGAACAGGAACTCGATGAAATAAAAAATCGCCTTCTTCGTACGCAGGCCGATTACGATAATTTCCGTCGTCGTACTCGCGAAGAAAAGGAAGCTGCTGCAAAGTATAGAGCGCAAAGCATCGTAGAAGGTTTATTGCCTGTCATTGATAACTTCGAGCGCGCACTTAGTATGGAGGCGGCTGAAGAACAAAATGAATCACTTCTTCAAGGTATGAAAATGGTGTATAACCAGTTAATTGAAGCCTTGAAAAATGAAGGTGTTGAGGAAGTAGATGCAGTTGGAGCTGAATTCGATCCGCATTTACATCAAGCAGTCATGCAAGTACAAGAAGACGATCATGAAGACAACACAGTAGTTGAAGTCTTACAAAAAGGCTACGTCTTAAAAGATCGTGTCATTCGACCAGCAATGGTTAAAGTGAATTCAAAATAA
- the gpr gene encoding GPR endopeptidase, with product MNKELEEFNVRTDLAIEANEMITKEQEEKSKSTIDGVIVKEREMDGIKLTRVEIEEAGAKATGKKPGIYLTMEMQGIRQQDTALQQRVQDVFSHELNNFLTELNIPKEASCLIVGLGNINITPDALGPITTENLLITKHLFDLAPENVEEGFRPVSAIAPGVMGTTGIETSDIIVGVIEKSKPDFVIAVDALASRAVERVNTTIQISDTGIHPGSGVGNKRKELSKDSLGIPVIAIGVPTVVDAVTITSDTIDYILKHFGREMNEKDDPSKALTPAGMTFGERRELKDEDLPDEENRKAFLGMIGTLEDQQKRQLIKEVLAPLGHNLMVTPKEVDIFIEDMANVIAGGLNAALHGQVDQQNSGSYTH from the coding sequence ATGAATAAAGAGCTAGAAGAGTTCAATGTGAGAACGGATTTAGCAATTGAAGCGAATGAAATGATTACAAAAGAGCAAGAAGAGAAGTCGAAAAGTACGATAGATGGCGTGATTGTTAAAGAAAGAGAAATGGATGGAATCAAGTTGACGAGGGTTGAAATTGAGGAAGCTGGTGCAAAAGCGACAGGAAAGAAACCGGGTATCTATTTAACAATGGAGATGCAAGGTATTCGCCAACAAGACACGGCTCTCCAACAACGGGTCCAGGACGTTTTCTCACATGAGCTTAATAACTTCTTGACCGAATTAAATATCCCAAAGGAAGCAAGTTGCCTCATTGTAGGCTTAGGTAATATCAATATTACACCTGATGCTTTGGGCCCGATCACCACGGAAAATCTCTTGATCACGAAACATTTGTTCGATTTGGCTCCAGAAAATGTAGAAGAAGGATTTCGTCCAGTCAGTGCAATTGCGCCTGGAGTGATGGGAACTACAGGGATTGAGACGAGTGACATTATTGTAGGTGTTATTGAAAAGTCAAAGCCAGATTTCGTAATAGCTGTTGATGCTTTAGCGTCGAGAGCGGTTGAGAGAGTCAATACGACGATTCAAATATCCGATACTGGCATACACCCCGGCTCTGGTGTAGGGAATAAACGGAAGGAATTAAGTAAGGACTCATTAGGGATCCCTGTTATTGCAATTGGAGTGCCTACAGTTGTAGACGCAGTGACGATTACGAGTGATACGATCGATTATATTTTGAAACACTTCGGTCGTGAGATGAATGAGAAAGATGATCCATCCAAAGCGCTTACGCCAGCAGGTATGACATTTGGAGAGCGTCGCGAACTAAAAGATGAAGATTTACCCGATGAAGAAAATCGTAAAGCGTTTTTAGGTATGATTGGAACATTAGAAGACCAACAAAAGCGTCAACTCATTAAAGAAGTTCTCGCTCCACTAGGGCATAATTTAATGGTGACACCAAAAGAGGTCGATATATTCATTGAAGATATGGCAAATGTGATTGCTGGCGGCTTAAATGCTGCATTACACGGGCAGGTTGACCAACAGAACAGTGGCTCCTATACACATTAG
- the dnaJ gene encoding molecular chaperone DnaJ codes for MSKRDYYEVLGVDKNASTDEVKKAYRKLARKYHPDVNKESDAEEKFKEVKEAYDVLGDSQKKAHYDQFGHSDPNQGFGAGGGDFGGFGDIFDMFFGGGGGRRNPNAPRQGADLQYTMTLKFEEAVFGKETDIQIPKEEECDTCFGSGAKPGTKPETCSHCGGAGQLNVEQNTPFGRVVNRRVCHHCNGTGKFIKDKCNTCSGKGKVRKQKKIHVNIPAGIDHGQQIRVAGKGEAGENGGPPGDLYVVVRVAQHEFYSREGDDIHVDMPLTFTQVSLGDEIEVPTLHGNVKLKIPAGTQSGTNFRLRGKGVQNVRGYGQGDQHVRVKVVTPKNLSERQKSLLREFAELSGESVDEQHGNLFSKVKRAFKGE; via the coding sequence TTGAGTAAGCGAGATTATTATGAAGTCTTAGGCGTTGACAAGAACGCTTCGACAGATGAGGTTAAAAAAGCTTATCGAAAACTCGCGAGAAAATACCATCCGGACGTCAATAAAGAGTCGGATGCTGAAGAGAAATTTAAAGAAGTAAAAGAAGCTTATGATGTCTTAGGGGATTCTCAGAAGAAAGCTCACTATGACCAATTCGGTCATTCTGATCCAAACCAAGGGTTTGGTGCTGGTGGCGGAGACTTCGGTGGATTCGGTGATATCTTTGATATGTTCTTTGGAGGCGGAGGAGGTCGTCGTAATCCGAATGCCCCTCGTCAAGGAGCAGATTTACAATATACGATGACACTTAAGTTTGAAGAAGCAGTTTTCGGTAAAGAAACAGATATACAAATTCCTAAAGAAGAAGAATGTGACACATGTTTTGGATCTGGTGCAAAACCAGGGACTAAGCCAGAAACATGTTCACATTGTGGTGGTGCTGGACAATTAAACGTTGAGCAAAACACGCCATTCGGTCGAGTAGTCAATCGAAGAGTTTGTCACCACTGTAACGGAACTGGAAAGTTCATCAAAGATAAATGTAATACGTGTAGTGGTAAAGGAAAAGTGAGAAAACAAAAGAAAATTCATGTCAACATTCCGGCTGGAATTGATCATGGCCAACAAATTCGTGTGGCTGGAAAAGGCGAAGCTGGCGAAAATGGAGGACCTCCGGGAGACCTTTATGTTGTTGTCCGCGTAGCTCAACATGAATTTTATAGTCGTGAAGGCGATGATATTCATGTAGATATGCCATTAACCTTTACGCAAGTATCTCTTGGTGACGAAATTGAGGTGCCTACATTACACGGAAACGTGAAACTAAAAATCCCTGCTGGTACTCAATCAGGCACAAATTTCCGATTACGTGGTAAAGGTGTTCAAAACGTCAGAGGTTATGGTCAAGGGGATCAACACGTAAGAGTGAAGGTTGTCACACCGAAAAATTTATCGGAACGTCAAAAGTCTTTATTACGTGAATTCGCTGAACTAAGCGGAGAATCTGTAGATGAGCAACACGGTAACCTTTTTAGTAAGGTGAAGAGAGCTTTTAAAGGTGAATAA
- the hrcA gene encoding heat-inducible transcriptional repressor HrcA, which produces MLTDRQLLILQILIDEYIQNAEPLGSRSISKRQDITFSSATIRNELADLEDMGFIEKTHSSSGRIPSEKGYRFYVDHLLSPVQLQHHDLAKVHSLFQNRMYEQELLIEHSANLLSEITNYTSIILGPEVYETKLKHLQIVPISKGTAIFVLITDTGHVEKYTVDLPPEMNASDLERTVNILNDRLKGVPFSHLKVKLQQEVQGLLKAHIENYEQSLDFLAQLFQTEKSDKVYYGGKTNILNQPEFQDVNKVKALYNAIEQQDLIQQLLYQDGSSGINVKIGAENTIQEMKNCSLITANYSIGGQHMGTLAILGPTRMEYHRVIGLLDLLSKDLTKVLTQRYYSN; this is translated from the coding sequence ATGTTAACAGATCGTCAGCTGTTAATTCTCCAAATACTTATAGACGAATATATTCAAAATGCAGAGCCTTTAGGATCTCGTAGTATTTCTAAACGACAGGATATTACATTCAGTTCTGCAACGATTCGTAATGAACTCGCAGATCTTGAAGATATGGGGTTTATTGAAAAGACCCATAGTTCATCCGGGCGAATTCCATCAGAGAAAGGGTATCGTTTCTATGTCGATCACTTGCTGTCTCCTGTTCAATTACAGCATCATGATCTAGCGAAGGTGCACTCGCTCTTTCAAAATAGAATGTATGAACAAGAACTGTTAATTGAGCATTCAGCTAACTTACTTTCAGAAATTACGAATTATACATCTATTATACTTGGTCCAGAAGTGTATGAAACGAAGTTGAAACATCTTCAAATTGTACCGATTTCTAAAGGTACGGCCATCTTTGTTTTAATCACTGATACTGGACATGTTGAAAAGTATACTGTAGATTTACCACCTGAAATGAATGCATCAGACTTAGAGCGCACCGTTAACATTTTGAACGACCGTTTGAAAGGTGTCCCTTTTTCACACTTAAAGGTGAAACTTCAACAAGAGGTTCAAGGGTTGTTAAAGGCACATATTGAGAATTATGAGCAATCCCTTGATTTCTTAGCGCAGTTGTTTCAAACTGAGAAGTCGGATAAAGTCTATTATGGTGGTAAGACGAACATCTTGAATCAACCAGAATTTCAAGATGTAAACAAGGTGAAGGCTTTGTATAATGCCATTGAACAGCAAGATCTCATTCAACAATTACTTTATCAGGATGGTTCTTCTGGTATTAATGTAAAAATAGGTGCCGAAAACACGATTCAAGAAATGAAGAATTGTAGCTTAATTACTGCAAATTATTCAATCGGTGGGCAACACATGGGAACGCTTGCGATTCTTGGTCCCACGAGGATGGAATACCACCGTGTTATCGGACTTCTTGATTTACTTTCAAAAGATTTGACGAAGGTCCTTACTCAACGGTATTATTCAAACTGA
- a CDS encoding DUF3679 domain-containing protein gives MIRFFLKSSVLISVLLFGILIGMQQVGFQMDKMKGSESENRALEWNVEENGAVEAEVLGQNITSHDLQEKQKQLENVEAFNLFSKLGAMISSLISDILTLFMEIIGTILNKILYFLFS, from the coding sequence ATGATTCGGTTCTTCTTGAAAAGTTCTGTATTAATATCAGTTCTCTTGTTTGGCATATTAATTGGTATGCAACAAGTAGGCTTTCAAATGGATAAAATGAAGGGCTCTGAAAGTGAAAACAGAGCGTTAGAATGGAATGTAGAGGAGAATGGGGCTGTCGAAGCAGAGGTTCTTGGTCAGAATATTACGAGTCATGATTTACAGGAAAAACAGAAACAATTAGAAAATGTTGAAGCATTCAATTTATTTTCGAAATTAGGCGCAATGATTTCTTCGTTAATCAGTGATATACTGACCTTGTTTATGGAAATCATCGGCACTATTTTAAATAAAATCCTATACTTTTTATTTTCATAA